From Paraburkholderia sabiae, a single genomic window includes:
- the guaB gene encoding IMP dehydrogenase, translating to MRLIQKALTFDDVLLVPAFSDVLPRDTSLKTRLTRNISLNMPLVSAAMDTVTEARLAIAMAQMGGVGIIHKNLTPAEQAREVAKVKRFESGVVRDPITVPPQMKVSDVIALSRQHGISGFPVVEGAQLIGIVTNRDLRFETRLDEPVRTIMTPRERLVTVKEGTPLAEAKALMHSHRLERVLVVNDAFELRGLMTVKDITKQTEHPDACKDEHGKLRAGAAVGVGADNEERVSLLVQAGVDVIVVDTAHGHSKGVLERVQWVKKNFPHVEVIGGNIATADAAKALVEYGADGVKVGIGPGSICTTRIVAGVGVPQISAIANVSAALKGTGVPVIADGGVRFSGDVSKALAAGANAVMMGSMFAGTEEAPGDVFLYQGRQYKSYRGMGSVGAMKDGAADRYFQDNSANIDKLVPEGIEGRVAYKGSVGAILFQLIGGVRASMGYCGCRTIDEMHEKAAFVEITAAGMRESHVHDVQITKEAPNYHVD from the coding sequence ATGCGTCTGATCCAAAAAGCACTCACGTTCGATGACGTGCTCCTCGTCCCGGCCTTCTCCGACGTTCTGCCGCGCGACACCAGCCTCAAAACCCGGCTGACCCGCAACATCTCCCTCAATATGCCGCTCGTGTCCGCCGCCATGGACACCGTCACCGAAGCTCGCCTCGCTATCGCGATGGCGCAGATGGGCGGCGTGGGCATCATCCACAAGAATCTGACGCCGGCCGAACAGGCTCGCGAAGTTGCGAAGGTCAAGCGCTTTGAATCGGGCGTCGTGCGCGATCCGATTACCGTCCCGCCGCAAATGAAGGTGAGCGACGTGATCGCCCTGTCGCGCCAGCATGGCATTTCGGGCTTCCCGGTCGTCGAAGGCGCACAGCTGATCGGCATCGTCACGAACCGCGACCTGCGTTTCGAAACGCGTCTGGACGAGCCGGTTCGCACGATCATGACGCCGCGCGAGCGCCTCGTCACCGTCAAGGAAGGCACGCCGCTCGCCGAAGCGAAGGCGCTGATGCACAGCCACCGCCTCGAGCGCGTGCTGGTCGTCAACGACGCGTTCGAACTGCGCGGCCTGATGACGGTAAAGGACATCACGAAGCAGACGGAACACCCGGACGCCTGTAAGGACGAACACGGCAAGCTGCGCGCAGGTGCGGCCGTCGGCGTCGGCGCGGACAACGAAGAGCGCGTGTCGCTGCTGGTGCAGGCGGGCGTCGACGTGATCGTCGTCGATACGGCGCACGGCCACAGCAAGGGCGTGCTGGAGCGCGTCCAGTGGGTCAAGAAGAACTTCCCGCACGTCGAGGTGATCGGCGGCAATATCGCGACGGCCGACGCAGCCAAGGCGCTCGTCGAGTACGGCGCGGATGGCGTGAAGGTCGGTATCGGCCCCGGTTCGATCTGCACGACGCGTATCGTCGCGGGCGTGGGCGTGCCGCAAATCTCGGCGATCGCTAACGTGTCGGCGGCGCTCAAAGGCACGGGCGTTCCCGTCATCGCGGACGGCGGCGTGCGCTTCTCGGGCGACGTCAGCAAGGCACTGGCCGCGGGCGCGAACGCCGTGATGATGGGCAGCATGTTCGCCGGCACGGAAGAAGCACCGGGCGACGTGTTCCTGTATCAGGGCCGCCAGTACAAGTCGTACCGCGGCATGGGTTCCGTCGGCGCGATGAAGGACGGCGCGGCTGACCGCTACTTCCAGGACAACTCCGCGAACATCGACAAGCTCGTGCCGGAAGGCATCGAAGGCCGCGTCGCATACAAGGGTTCGGTTGGCGCGATCCTGTTCCAGCTGATCGGCGGCGTGCGCGCGTCGATGGGCTACTGCGGCTGCCGTACGATCGACGAAATGCACGAGAAGGCCGCGTTCGTCGAAATCACGGCAGCGGGCATGCGCGAATCGCACGTGCACGATGTGCAGATCACGAAGGAAGCGCCCAACTATCACGTGGACTAA
- the smpB gene encoding SsrA-binding protein SmpB has translation MSIIDNRKAFFDYSVEERYEAGLVLEGWEVKALRAGRGQIKEGYVVIKNAELFLIGTHISPLPEASKFANLDPVRTRKLLLHAEEISKLIGKVEQRGYTLVPLNFHYKNGRVKCEIGLAKGKKLHDKRETEKKRDWEREKARLMRTPT, from the coding sequence ATGAGCATCATCGACAACAGAAAAGCGTTCTTCGATTATTCGGTCGAGGAGCGTTACGAGGCGGGGCTCGTGCTGGAGGGCTGGGAAGTCAAGGCGCTTCGTGCCGGCCGCGGGCAGATCAAGGAAGGCTACGTCGTGATCAAGAACGCGGAGCTGTTTTTGATCGGCACGCATATCAGTCCGCTGCCCGAGGCATCGAAGTTCGCCAATCTGGACCCTGTGCGCACGCGCAAGCTGCTTTTGCACGCTGAAGAGATCAGCAAGCTGATCGGTAAGGTCGAGCAGCGTGGGTACACGCTCGTGCCGCTGAATTTCCATTACAAGAATGGGCGCGTGAAGTGTGAGATTGGGCTTGCCAAGGGGAAAAAGCTGCACGACAAGCGCGAGACTGAGAAGAAGCGGGATTGGGAGAGGGAGAAGGCGCGGCTGATGAGGACGCCGACGTAA
- the pdxR gene encoding MocR-like pyridoxine biosynthesis transcription factor PdxR — MVRSAVSKQSHPALVDLEIDRYASGPVFRQIIRQLRERIDNAVLPCGTRLPPTRDLAQQLGIARNCVVEAYDELIADGVLEGRGRSGTFVAASRGFTAPRREEVIGQSSVLRRIDNENNDAPPQPVAAFDWRLGQVNVRALPLEAWRNACREAGRHLPPAGYGDPRGEPGLRHTIAHWLHEHRSVSVDPNQIVVTHGTGQALHLVSRTFLRDGDMCAVEDPGYLGANWAFARSGATLHHVPVDDEGMLVERIIESPTTPALVHVTPAHQYPLGGRLSGPRRRSLIDLARTHGTMIVENEYDCEFHYAGTRYPPLFASAPENTLLLSTFAKAVSPSLRLGFIAAPKAAATALAAHIERERVHVSWPVQKIIETLLVSGELDKHLRRVRRHYGAMRDLVRGRLAEYVSEIELRGDEGGLHVVVAGRERAFDLELRKALNLRGIVFNEVREFASSAMEESNGFLLGYAHMDLSDLSAALDELTTCIQQCYSH; from the coding sequence ATGGTCCGCTCAGCCGTATCGAAACAATCCCATCCTGCTTTAGTCGACCTTGAGATCGACCGGTATGCAAGCGGACCGGTGTTCCGTCAAATCATCAGACAATTACGGGAACGGATCGACAACGCGGTCCTGCCATGCGGAACTCGCCTGCCACCGACACGCGACCTAGCGCAGCAACTGGGTATCGCGCGTAATTGCGTAGTAGAGGCTTATGACGAATTGATTGCCGATGGCGTCCTGGAAGGACGCGGCCGAAGTGGGACCTTCGTGGCCGCGAGCAGAGGTTTTACCGCTCCCCGTCGAGAGGAAGTCATCGGGCAATCGTCTGTTTTGCGACGTATCGATAATGAGAACAACGATGCGCCGCCGCAACCGGTCGCCGCATTCGACTGGCGTCTTGGACAGGTCAATGTGCGGGCACTGCCGTTGGAGGCATGGCGCAACGCGTGCCGCGAAGCCGGGCGGCATCTTCCACCGGCAGGATATGGCGACCCACGCGGAGAACCAGGATTACGCCATACCATTGCGCACTGGCTGCATGAACATCGTTCGGTGTCGGTCGATCCCAATCAGATTGTCGTTACCCACGGAACTGGGCAAGCACTACATCTCGTATCGCGCACATTCTTGCGCGATGGCGACATGTGTGCGGTCGAAGACCCTGGATATCTAGGGGCCAACTGGGCATTCGCGCGCTCAGGAGCGACGCTGCACCACGTGCCCGTCGATGACGAAGGAATGTTGGTTGAACGGATCATTGAGTCGCCGACAACTCCAGCGTTGGTACACGTAACGCCAGCGCACCAATACCCGCTTGGCGGTCGTCTGTCCGGACCTCGGCGTCGTTCGCTCATTGACCTAGCTCGCACACACGGGACAATGATTGTCGAGAACGAGTACGACTGCGAATTCCATTACGCAGGCACGCGTTATCCGCCGTTGTTTGCGAGCGCACCAGAAAATACGCTACTCCTGAGCACGTTTGCGAAAGCAGTCAGCCCCTCCCTGCGGCTCGGCTTTATCGCAGCGCCAAAGGCTGCAGCAACCGCCCTGGCCGCACACATCGAACGCGAACGTGTCCATGTCTCCTGGCCGGTCCAGAAAATTATCGAGACCCTCTTGGTCTCAGGAGAGCTCGACAAGCATCTGCGCAGAGTACGACGCCACTATGGCGCGATGCGCGACTTGGTCCGCGGACGCTTGGCCGAATACGTCAGCGAAATCGAATTGAGAGGCGATGAAGGGGGGTTGCACGTTGTTGTGGCCGGCCGTGAGCGGGCATTCGATCTCGAATTGCGAAAGGCCTTGAATTTACGCGGCATCGTCTTCAACGAAGTGCGGGAATTTGCAAGTTCAGCTATGGAAGAGTCGAATGGTTTTTTGCTTGGATACGCCCATATGGATCTGAGCGATCTGTCGGCTGCGCTGGATGAATTGACCACTTGCATCCAGCAATGTTATTCACATTAG
- the guaA gene encoding glutamine-hydrolyzing GMP synthase, with the protein MHDKILILDFGSQVTQLIARRIREAHVLSEIHPHDVSDEFIREFKPTGIILSGGPNSVTETDTPRAPQAVFEAGVPVLGICYGMQTMAEQLGGKVDSGHLREFGYAEVRARNHTSFLDGIQDFATPEGHGMLKVWMSHGDKVLEMPAGFQLMASTESCPIAAMADEARHFYGLQWHPEVTHTVQGRAMLERFVLKICGAKPDWEMGNYIDEAVENIRKQVGDEHVILGLSGGVDSSVAAALLHRAIGDQLTCVFVDHGLLRLNEAEQVMSMFADNLGVKVIHVDASEAFMSKLKGVTDPEAKRKIIGAEFVEVFQTEAGKLTDAKWLAQGTIYPDVIESAGKGKKAAHTIKSHHNVGGLPETLNLKLLEPLRELFKDEVRELGVKLGLPPSMVYRHPFPGPGLGVRILGEVKREYADLLRRADAIFIESLRTFIDKETGKSWYDLTSQAFAVFLPVKSVGVMGDGRTYEYVVALRAVQTLDFMTAHWAHLPHDLLGHVSNRIINEVRGINRVVYDISGKPPATIEWE; encoded by the coding sequence ATGCATGACAAGATCCTGATCCTCGACTTCGGTTCGCAAGTCACCCAACTGATCGCACGACGCATCCGCGAAGCGCACGTGCTGTCGGAAATCCATCCGCACGACGTCAGCGACGAATTCATCCGCGAATTCAAGCCGACGGGCATCATCCTGTCGGGCGGCCCGAATTCCGTGACCGAGACGGACACGCCGCGCGCGCCGCAAGCGGTGTTCGAAGCGGGCGTGCCCGTGCTCGGCATCTGCTACGGCATGCAGACGATGGCCGAGCAGCTCGGCGGCAAGGTCGACAGCGGCCATCTGCGCGAATTCGGCTACGCGGAAGTGCGCGCGCGCAATCACACGAGCTTCCTCGACGGCATTCAGGACTTCGCGACGCCCGAAGGTCACGGCATGCTGAAGGTCTGGATGAGCCACGGCGACAAGGTGCTCGAAATGCCGGCGGGCTTCCAGCTGATGGCATCGACGGAATCGTGCCCGATCGCCGCGATGGCCGACGAAGCGCGTCACTTCTACGGCCTGCAATGGCACCCGGAAGTCACGCACACGGTGCAGGGCCGCGCGATGCTCGAACGCTTCGTGCTGAAAATCTGCGGCGCGAAGCCCGACTGGGAAATGGGCAACTACATCGACGAAGCCGTCGAAAACATTCGCAAGCAGGTCGGCGACGAGCACGTGATTCTCGGCCTGTCGGGCGGCGTGGATTCGTCGGTGGCGGCGGCGCTGCTGCATCGCGCGATCGGCGACCAGCTGACCTGCGTGTTCGTCGATCACGGTCTGCTGCGTCTGAACGAAGCCGAGCAGGTGATGTCGATGTTCGCCGACAACCTCGGCGTCAAGGTGATCCACGTCGACGCGAGCGAAGCGTTCATGTCGAAGCTCAAGGGCGTGACGGATCCCGAAGCGAAGCGCAAGATCATCGGCGCGGAGTTCGTCGAAGTGTTCCAGACGGAAGCGGGCAAGCTGACGGACGCGAAGTGGCTCGCGCAAGGCACGATCTATCCGGACGTGATCGAATCGGCGGGCAAGGGCAAGAAGGCCGCGCACACGATCAAGAGCCATCACAACGTCGGCGGTCTGCCGGAAACGCTGAACTTGAAGCTGCTCGAACCGCTGCGCGAACTCTTCAAGGACGAAGTGCGCGAACTGGGCGTGAAGCTGGGCCTGCCGCCTTCGATGGTGTATCGCCATCCGTTCCCGGGCCCGGGCCTCGGCGTGCGGATTCTCGGCGAAGTGAAGCGCGAATACGCCGATCTGCTGCGCCGCGCGGATGCCATCTTTATCGAATCGCTGCGCACGTTCATCGACAAGGAAACGGGCAAGTCGTGGTACGACCTGACGAGCCAGGCGTTCGCGGTGTTCCTGCCGGTGAAGAGCGTCGGTGTGATGGGCGATGGCCGCACGTATGAATACGTCGTCGCGCTGCGCGCTGTGCAGACGCTCGACTTCATGACGGCGCACTGGGCGCATCTGCCGCACGATCTGCTCGGCCATGTGTCGAACCGGATTATTAATGAGGTGCGCGGGATCAATCGCGTGGTGTATGACATCTCGGGCAAGCCGCCTGCGACGATTGAGTGGGAGTAA
- a CDS encoding DMT family transporter, translated as MQRGVVYGMLAGALWGMVFLVPRLLPDFSPVLLSAGRYVMYGVVSIVAALPSARSLLRRLTREDLNALVKLALAGNLLYYLLLTGAVHLVGIAPSSLIVGVLPVTVTLLGRRDHGAVPLARLVWPLALVIAGIACINVDVFGTAGEASGTIATKLMGLACAVGALACWTWFAVENARYLQRHTHFSGNEWSVLWGVVTGLLGALLWLAVAVLPSSAVDTSHVDTRWHLFWMLNLGLAIGASWLGNGLWNAASKRLPLTLSGQLIVFETLFALLYAFIYDHRMPRPLELAAIVLLVAGVSWSVRQHADDDSDRSTLEEKAQAAVH; from the coding sequence ATGCAGCGCGGCGTGGTGTACGGGATGTTGGCGGGAGCGTTATGGGGCATGGTGTTTCTGGTGCCACGGCTGTTGCCCGATTTTTCGCCCGTGCTGCTGAGCGCCGGCCGCTATGTGATGTACGGCGTCGTGTCGATTGTCGCCGCGCTGCCCTCGGCGCGCTCGCTGCTTCGGCGACTCACCCGCGAAGACCTGAATGCGCTCGTCAAGCTCGCGCTCGCGGGCAACCTGCTCTATTACCTGCTGCTGACGGGCGCCGTGCATCTGGTCGGCATCGCGCCGTCGTCGTTGATTGTCGGCGTGCTGCCCGTCACGGTGACGCTGCTCGGGCGGCGCGATCACGGCGCCGTGCCGCTCGCGCGGCTCGTGTGGCCGCTCGCGCTCGTCATCGCGGGCATCGCGTGCATCAATGTCGACGTGTTCGGCACGGCGGGCGAAGCGTCCGGCACGATCGCGACCAAATTGATGGGACTCGCCTGCGCCGTTGGCGCGCTCGCCTGCTGGACGTGGTTCGCCGTCGAAAACGCCCGCTATCTGCAGCGTCACACGCATTTCAGCGGCAATGAGTGGTCGGTGCTGTGGGGCGTCGTGACGGGGCTGCTCGGTGCGCTGCTGTGGCTCGCGGTTGCCGTGCTGCCGTCGTCGGCCGTCGACACGTCGCATGTCGATACTCGCTGGCATCTGTTCTGGATGCTGAACCTGGGGCTCGCGATCGGCGCGTCGTGGCTCGGCAACGGCTTGTGGAACGCGGCATCGAAGCGCCTGCCGCTGACGCTGTCGGGCCAGTTGATCGTCTTCGAGACGCTGTTCGCGCTGCTCTACGCGTTCATCTACGATCACCGGATGCCGCGTCCGCTCGAACTGGCGGCGATCGTACTGCTGGTGGCGGGCGTCAGCTGGTCGGTGCGTCAGCACGCCGACGACGATTCCGACCGCTCGACGCTCGAAGAAAAGGCGCAGGCGGCCGTGCACTGA
- a CDS encoding RnfH family protein — translation MSGNLTIEVCYALPREQTLIELQLPQGATLREAIDASGVLARHPEIDLTKQKTGVFGKLKPLDTVLADRDRVEIHRPLIVDPKLARQRRVEKSRQEGSVEGRKWLPKDSR, via the coding sequence ATGAGCGGCAATCTGACCATCGAAGTCTGCTACGCGCTGCCGCGCGAACAGACGCTGATCGAGCTGCAACTGCCGCAAGGGGCGACGCTGCGCGAGGCCATCGACGCGAGCGGCGTGCTCGCGCGACATCCCGAGATTGATCTGACGAAGCAGAAAACGGGCGTGTTCGGCAAGTTGAAGCCGCTCGATACGGTGCTCGCCGACCGCGATCGCGTCGAAATCCACCGGCCGCTGATCGTCGATCCGAAGCTCGCGCGGCAGCGACGCGTCGAAAAGTCGCGTCAGGAAGGATCGGTCGAAGGGCGCAAGTGGTTGCCCAAGGATTCGCGCTGA
- a CDS encoding NfeD family protein — protein sequence MLQSGLFWWIGAGVLVVLELMHGTFYLLMVALGFIAAALANLAGLDLSLQLGIAAAVALAAILLLRKSRFGRKTRTRAEAAHNPDVNIDIGSTLTVSAWRDGHARTNYRGASWEVELAPGEPEDAHLYEITALRGNCLVVVASRHAPARA from the coding sequence GTGTTGCAAAGTGGACTGTTCTGGTGGATCGGCGCGGGCGTGCTGGTCGTGCTCGAACTGATGCATGGCACGTTCTATCTGCTGATGGTGGCCCTCGGCTTCATCGCGGCGGCGCTCGCGAATCTGGCCGGCCTCGATCTCTCGCTGCAACTCGGCATCGCGGCCGCCGTCGCGCTCGCGGCGATACTGCTGTTGCGCAAGTCTCGCTTCGGGCGCAAGACCCGGACACGTGCCGAGGCCGCACATAATCCCGACGTGAACATCGATATCGGTTCGACGCTGACCGTGTCCGCGTGGCGCGACGGGCACGCGCGCACGAACTATCGCGGCGCGTCGTGGGAGGTCGAACTCGCGCCCGGCGAGCCGGAGGACGCGCATCTCTACGAAATCACCGCGCTGCGCGGCAATTGTCTTGTGGTCGTCGCCAGCCGCCATGCGCCGGCGAGAGCCTGA
- a CDS encoding tyrosine-type recombinase/integrase — MLTDLELRALKPTGRIYKVADQRGLYVAVTSSGAVSFRFDYRLNGRRETLVIGRYDPGLPARGARAADELSFGMSMRLAEARLLLERARREVEQGISPSRSKVEKRVEAAEAMTFGKWAEKYFAEATLAASTRAMRKSVYDRNLATEFGRLKLEEITPSRLLMRCEKIKERGAAAPAVQARDIVLQVYRFVQARGLKVANPAEDIRPSAIATFKPRDRALTPGEIHVFFKGLERTATLPTLRLAIKFMLLTMVRKSEFILANWSEVDFNTAVWTIPKDRMKAGRAHNVYLSQQALDILVTFKTCFGASAFLHPGRYETELPISAATLNRVIDSTVKLVRESGEPDFESFSVHDLRRTASTQLHEAGFNSDWIEKCLAHEQRGVRAVYNKAEYAEQRRTMLQTWADMLEGWIAKNPETDSAAKVSLPKALQNGSLERQY, encoded by the coding sequence ATGCTTACGGACCTCGAATTGCGGGCGCTCAAGCCAACTGGCAGGATATACAAGGTCGCTGACCAGCGCGGCCTGTACGTGGCTGTTACCTCGTCCGGAGCGGTGAGTTTCCGCTTCGACTATCGTCTGAATGGTCGCCGGGAGACCCTGGTCATTGGCCGCTACGATCCCGGGCTGCCAGCACGCGGCGCACGCGCTGCCGACGAACTTTCCTTTGGCATGTCGATGCGTCTTGCGGAAGCGAGGCTGCTCCTTGAACGAGCGCGTCGGGAAGTTGAACAGGGCATCAGTCCGTCGAGAAGCAAGGTTGAAAAGCGTGTGGAAGCGGCCGAAGCGATGACGTTCGGGAAGTGGGCCGAGAAATACTTCGCGGAAGCCACGCTCGCGGCGTCGACCCGCGCGATGAGGAAGTCCGTCTACGACCGGAATCTTGCAACGGAGTTCGGGCGGCTGAAGCTCGAAGAGATCACACCTTCAAGACTCCTGATGAGGTGTGAGAAGATCAAGGAGCGGGGCGCGGCTGCACCTGCCGTTCAGGCACGCGACATCGTCCTCCAGGTCTATCGTTTTGTGCAGGCAAGAGGGCTGAAGGTAGCCAATCCTGCAGAAGACATACGGCCCTCTGCCATCGCTACTTTCAAACCGCGAGACCGGGCACTGACACCCGGGGAAATCCACGTGTTTTTCAAAGGGTTGGAGCGGACAGCCACCTTGCCAACGTTGCGTCTGGCCATCAAGTTCATGTTGCTGACAATGGTGCGCAAGTCAGAATTTATTCTCGCCAACTGGAGCGAGGTAGATTTTAATACAGCGGTCTGGACTATCCCGAAAGACCGCATGAAGGCAGGGCGTGCGCACAACGTCTATCTGAGCCAGCAAGCTCTGGACATACTGGTCACCTTCAAGACTTGCTTTGGCGCGAGTGCGTTTTTGCATCCCGGCCGATATGAGACTGAATTACCGATAAGTGCCGCCACCCTAAATCGTGTGATCGACAGTACGGTCAAACTGGTCCGTGAGAGCGGGGAGCCAGACTTCGAATCCTTCTCGGTGCATGACCTGCGAAGAACGGCGAGCACGCAACTGCATGAGGCCGGGTTCAACAGCGACTGGATAGAGAAATGTCTGGCGCACGAACAGCGTGGGGTACGCGCGGTGTACAACAAGGCTGAATATGCCGAGCAGCGAAGGACGATGCTACAGACTTGGGCTGATATGCTTGAGGGGTGGATAGCGAAGAACCCCGAAACTGATAGCGCCGCTAAGGTATCCCTACCAAAAGCGCTCCAAAACGGGAGCTTGGAGCGACAATACTAA
- a CDS encoding SPFH domain-containing protein: MESSSIVGLVLLIVVIVVAAQTIKIVPQQHAWVMERLGRYHATLTPGLNFVLPFIDRIAYKHVLKEIPLDVPSQVCITRDNTQLQVDGVLYFQVTDPMKASYGSSNFVFAITQLSQTTLRSVIGKLELDKTFEERDFINHSIVSALDEAASNWGVKVLRYEIKDLTPPKEILHAMQAQITAEREKRALIAASEGRKQEQINIASGGREAAIQKSEGERQAAINQAQGQAAAILAVAEANSQAIQKIAAAIQSTGGMEAVNLKVAEQYVGAFANLAKQGNTLIVPGNMADMSSMISAALAIVKSGGKASV, encoded by the coding sequence ATGGAATCGTCGAGCATCGTTGGACTCGTCTTATTGATCGTCGTGATCGTGGTGGCCGCGCAGACGATCAAGATCGTGCCGCAGCAGCATGCGTGGGTGATGGAGCGGCTCGGGCGCTATCACGCGACGCTCACGCCGGGTCTGAATTTCGTGCTGCCGTTTATCGATCGGATCGCTTACAAGCATGTGCTCAAGGAGATTCCGCTCGACGTGCCGAGCCAGGTTTGCATCACGCGCGACAACACGCAATTGCAGGTGGACGGCGTGCTGTACTTTCAGGTCACCGATCCGATGAAGGCTTCCTACGGTTCGAGCAATTTCGTGTTTGCGATCACGCAGTTGTCGCAGACGACGCTGCGTTCGGTGATCGGCAAACTCGAACTCGACAAGACTTTCGAGGAGCGCGACTTCATCAACCACTCGATCGTGTCGGCGCTCGACGAAGCGGCGTCGAACTGGGGTGTGAAGGTGTTGCGCTACGAGATCAAGGATCTGACGCCGCCGAAGGAGATTCTTCACGCGATGCAGGCGCAGATTACGGCCGAGCGCGAGAAGCGCGCGCTGATCGCGGCGTCGGAAGGACGCAAGCAGGAGCAGATCAATATCGCGTCGGGCGGACGCGAGGCGGCGATCCAGAAGTCAGAGGGCGAACGGCAGGCCGCGATCAATCAGGCGCAAGGGCAGGCGGCTGCGATTCTTGCTGTTGCAGAGGCGAATTCTCAGGCGATTCAGAAGATCGCTGCCGCGATTCAGTCTACGGGTGGGATGGAGGCTGTGAATCTTAAGGTTGCCGAACAATATGTCGGCGCGTTTGCGAATCTGGCGAAGCAGGGGAATACGTTGATCGTGCCCGGAAATATGGCCGACATGAGTTCCATGATTTCTGCTGCGCTGGCTATTGTTAAGTCTGGCGGTAAGGCTTCGGTTTAA
- a CDS encoding type II toxin-antitoxin system RatA family toxin — MADVQKTVLIRHSAEQMFDLVTDVADYPNFLPWCGGVEIRRQEENLMEAKIDINFKGIKQHFATHNTQERPTRIDMNFADGPFKKFTGYWRFTPLRADACKIEFALHYEFSNILIEKIIGPVFSHIANTFVESFVKRADQRYGKA, encoded by the coding sequence ATGGCAGATGTCCAGAAAACCGTGTTGATACGCCATTCGGCGGAACAGATGTTCGACCTCGTCACCGATGTCGCCGACTACCCCAATTTTCTTCCGTGGTGCGGCGGCGTCGAGATCCGTCGCCAGGAGGAAAACCTGATGGAAGCGAAGATCGACATCAACTTCAAGGGCATCAAGCAGCACTTCGCGACCCACAACACGCAGGAACGGCCGACGCGCATCGACATGAACTTCGCCGACGGTCCGTTCAAGAAATTCACCGGCTACTGGCGCTTCACGCCGCTGCGCGCGGACGCGTGCAAGATCGAGTTCGCGCTGCACTACGAGTTCTCGAACATCCTGATCGAGAAGATTATCGGGCCGGTGTTCAGCCACATCGCGAACACCTTCGTCGAATCCTTCGTGAAGCGCGCCGACCAGCGCTACGGCAAGGCATGA